A single window of Archangium gephyra DNA harbors:
- a CDS encoding (2Fe-2S)-binding protein encodes MRKQLELAPWTTLLDLLRESLGLTGTKKGCDHGQCGACTVLVNGKRINSCLTLAVMKDGAEVTTVEGLATGQTLHPLQEAFIEHDAFQCGYCTPGQLCSAVGLLNEGKAKTVEDIRELMSGNLCRCGAYPNILAAIDKVRREREGSAGQ; translated from the coding sequence GTGCGGAAGCAGCTGGAGCTCGCGCCCTGGACGACCCTGCTCGATCTGCTGCGGGAGTCCCTCGGCCTGACCGGCACGAAGAAGGGCTGTGACCACGGCCAATGCGGGGCCTGTACCGTCCTCGTCAATGGCAAGCGCATCAATTCCTGTCTGACCCTGGCCGTCATGAAGGATGGAGCGGAGGTGACGACCGTCGAGGGGCTCGCCACGGGCCAGACGCTCCACCCGCTCCAGGAGGCCTTCATCGAGCACGACGCCTTCCAGTGCGGCTACTGCACTCCCGGACAGCTCTGCTCCGCCGTGGGGCTGCTCAACGAGGGCAAGGCGAAGACGGTGGAAGACATCCGCGAGCTGATGAGCGGCAATCTCTGCCGGTGTGGCGCCTACCCCAACATCCTCGCGGCCATCGACAAGGTGCGGCGGGAGCGGGAAGGGAGCGCCGGACAATGA
- a CDS encoding FAD binding domain-containing protein, translating into MNPFSFERAETIAGAVNAIAKNDRARFIAGGTNLLDLMKENVSRPAQLIDITRLPLGRIEETGDGGLRIGALVTNADTAYDERVQQRYPLLSKAILAGASAQLRNMATTGGNLLQRTRCYYFYDTATPCNKREPGSGCGALEGFNRIHAILGTSDKCIATHPSDMCVALAALGATVRVTGPDGERTLPFSGFHRLPGETPELDTNLRPEELITAVDLPAKGFATHHAYLKIRDRQSYAFALVSVAAALDLDGGHIREARLALGGVAHKPWRDTEAEAMLSGKPATVENFRSVAEALVRDAKGFGHNTFKIELAKRAVVRALAQATGMEQPS; encoded by the coding sequence ATGAACCCCTTTTCCTTCGAGCGGGCCGAGACCATCGCGGGCGCGGTCAACGCCATCGCGAAGAACGACAGGGCCCGGTTCATCGCGGGCGGCACCAACCTTCTCGATTTGATGAAGGAGAATGTCTCGCGGCCCGCCCAGCTGATCGACATCACACGGCTGCCTTTGGGGAGGATCGAGGAGACCGGGGACGGTGGCTTGCGGATCGGTGCGCTCGTCACGAACGCGGACACCGCCTACGACGAGCGGGTCCAGCAGCGCTATCCCTTGCTGTCGAAGGCAATCCTCGCGGGCGCATCGGCCCAGCTGCGCAACATGGCGACGACGGGCGGCAACCTGCTCCAGCGCACGCGCTGCTATTACTTCTACGACACGGCCACGCCCTGCAACAAACGAGAGCCCGGCTCGGGTTGCGGCGCGCTCGAGGGCTTCAATCGCATCCATGCCATCCTGGGCACCAGTGACAAGTGCATCGCCACCCATCCGTCGGACATGTGCGTGGCGCTCGCGGCGCTCGGCGCGACCGTCCGCGTGACCGGGCCGGACGGCGAGCGCACCCTTCCCTTCTCCGGCTTCCACCGCCTGCCCGGAGAGACCCCTGAGCTCGATACGAACCTGCGGCCCGAGGAGCTCATCACCGCGGTGGACCTGCCCGCGAAGGGCTTCGCCACGCATCACGCCTACCTGAAGATCCGGGATCGCCAGTCGTATGCCTTCGCGCTCGTGTCGGTGGCCGCCGCGCTCGACCTGGACGGTGGCCACATCCGGGAGGCCCGGCTCGCGCTCGGCGGCGTGGCCCACAAGCCGTGGCGCGATACGGAAGCCGAGGCGATGTTGAGCGGCAAGCCCGCCACCGTGGAGAACTTCCGCTCCGTCGCGGAGGCGCTCGTCCGGGACGCGAAGGGCTTCGGGCACAACACCTTCAAGATCGAGCTGGCGAAGCGGGCCGTGGTGCGGGCCCTGGCGCAGGCCACCGGGATGGAGCAGCCGTCATGA
- a CDS encoding xanthine dehydrogenase family protein molybdopterin-binding subunit, translating to MTKTSTLLGKPLSRVDGRLKVTGEAKYAAEFNVSGLTHGCVVSSAIARGRIKKLDTSAALAVPGVLHVFTHENRPRAAWFDRNYQDEDAPSGSPFRPLHDDELVYSGQPIALVVAETLEVARYAASLVQVEYKTHSHETDLRARRGKAYAPREGKGGFEPPPKPRGHADKALAHAAARIDAEYSSPVEHHNPMEMHATTVVYEDDGTLSVYDKTQGVMNTQKYVSKVFHLSPDEVRVRSPFVGGAFGSGLRPQYQLFLAVMAARELKRSVRVALTRQQMFTFGHRPTTLQRVALGVSAEGKLEAVIHETVSETSRFEDYIEVIVNWSGLLYQCDNVRLDYKVAQLDTYTPIDMRAPGAAVGVYALECAMDELAYAAGIDPLELRLKNYAERDQNEDKPFSSKELRACYQQGAERFGWARRTPAPRSMREGKQLIGWGMATGVWEAMQQEASAKAVLSIDGKLIVSSATADIGTGTYTVMTQIAAETLGLPVEDVTFKLGDSSLPMSPLQGGSWTVSSVGSAVKEACEKVRERVFELARKVKHSPLAKARLDEVSFDGGHIRSKEDPSRAVSITEAMRHGEVLHIEEQTVSLPDKHKQSAYTLCTHSAVFAEVRVDEDFGTVKVTRVVSAIAGGRVLNPKTARSQILGGIVWGIGMALEEESVLDQKLGRFMNHNLAEYHVPVNADVQDIDVIFVDEEDTIVNPLGAKGLGEIGIVGVAAAIANAIFHATGKRVRNLPITPDKLL from the coding sequence ATGACGAAGACCTCGACCCTGCTTGGAAAACCCCTCAGCCGCGTCGACGGCCGCCTCAAGGTGACGGGCGAGGCGAAATACGCCGCGGAGTTCAACGTCTCCGGCCTCACCCACGGCTGCGTCGTGTCGAGTGCGATCGCCAGGGGGAGGATCAAGAAGCTCGACACGAGTGCCGCCCTCGCGGTCCCGGGTGTGCTGCACGTCTTCACGCACGAGAACCGGCCTCGAGCCGCCTGGTTCGACCGCAACTACCAGGACGAGGACGCTCCCTCGGGCTCGCCGTTCCGGCCGCTCCATGATGACGAGCTCGTCTACAGCGGACAGCCCATCGCGCTGGTCGTCGCGGAAACGCTCGAGGTGGCGCGCTACGCCGCGTCGCTCGTCCAGGTGGAGTACAAAACCCATTCACACGAGACGGACCTGCGGGCCCGGCGCGGGAAGGCCTATGCGCCGAGAGAGGGCAAGGGAGGCTTCGAACCGCCGCCGAAACCCAGGGGCCATGCGGACAAGGCGCTCGCCCACGCCGCGGCGCGGATCGACGCGGAGTATTCCTCGCCCGTCGAGCACCACAATCCGATGGAGATGCACGCGACGACGGTCGTCTACGAGGACGACGGCACGCTGAGCGTCTACGACAAGACCCAGGGCGTGATGAACACCCAGAAGTACGTCTCGAAGGTCTTCCACCTCTCGCCGGACGAGGTGCGCGTGCGCTCGCCCTTCGTGGGAGGAGCCTTCGGCTCGGGCTTGCGGCCGCAGTATCAACTCTTCCTGGCGGTGATGGCGGCGCGCGAGCTGAAACGCTCGGTGCGCGTGGCGCTGACCCGCCAGCAGATGTTCACGTTCGGCCACCGCCCCACGACGTTGCAGCGGGTGGCGCTCGGTGTCTCGGCGGAGGGCAAGCTCGAGGCCGTCATCCATGAGACCGTCTCGGAGACCTCGCGCTTCGAGGACTACATCGAGGTCATCGTCAACTGGTCCGGCCTGCTCTACCAGTGCGACAACGTCCGGCTCGACTACAAGGTAGCGCAGCTCGATACCTATACACCCATCGACATGCGCGCGCCCGGAGCGGCCGTGGGCGTCTACGCGCTCGAGTGCGCGATGGATGAACTGGCCTACGCGGCGGGCATCGACCCGCTCGAACTGCGGCTGAAGAACTACGCTGAGCGGGATCAGAACGAGGACAAACCGTTCTCGAGCAAGGAGCTGCGGGCCTGCTACCAGCAAGGTGCCGAGCGCTTCGGATGGGCCCGGCGCACGCCCGCCCCGCGTTCGATGCGCGAGGGCAAGCAGCTCATCGGTTGGGGGATGGCCACCGGCGTCTGGGAAGCCATGCAGCAGGAGGCCAGCGCGAAGGCCGTCCTGAGCATCGACGGCAAGCTCATCGTCAGCAGCGCCACCGCCGACATCGGGACCGGGACCTATACGGTCATGACCCAGATCGCCGCGGAGACGCTCGGCCTGCCGGTCGAGGATGTGACCTTCAAGCTGGGGGATTCCTCACTGCCCATGTCACCCCTCCAGGGTGGCTCGTGGACGGTGTCGTCGGTGGGCTCGGCGGTGAAGGAGGCCTGCGAGAAGGTGCGCGAACGGGTGTTCGAGCTCGCCCGGAAGGTGAAGCACTCGCCCCTCGCGAAGGCCCGCCTGGATGAAGTGTCATTCGATGGAGGCCACATCCGCTCCAAGGAGGACCCCTCCCGGGCGGTGTCCATCACCGAGGCCATGCGGCACGGAGAGGTCCTCCACATCGAAGAGCAGACGGTGTCCCTGCCCGACAAACACAAACAGTCGGCTTATACGCTGTGCACGCACTCGGCGGTGTTCGCGGAGGTCAGGGTCGACGAGGACTTCGGCACCGTGAAGGTCACGCGCGTGGTCAGCGCCATCGCGGGCGGCCGGGTCCTGAACCCGAAGACGGCGCGAAGCCAGATCCTCGGTGGAATCGTCTGGGGGATCGGCATGGCACTGGAAGAGGAGTCGGTCCTGGATCAGAAGCTCGGCCGCTTCATGAACCACAACCTGGCCGAGTACCACGTGCCCGTGAACGCCGACGTGCAGGACATCGACGTGATCTTCGTCGACGAGGAGGACACCATCGTCAATCCGCTCGGCGCCAAGGGGCTGGGGGAGATTGGCATCGTGGGCGTGGCGGCCGCGATCGCCAACGCCATCTTCCACGCGACGGGAAAACGCGTCCGGAACCTGCCGATCACTCCCGACAAGCTGCTCTAA
- a CDS encoding DUF885 domain-containing protein, whose protein sequence is MPSTRALVAALLVLLSACATSRPASQADAPALSPAQQALRRIVDAHFEEQFRRFPQTATSKGLHTYDDQLAGFTPGEQLAWAAVLKQELATLPQQVDRTRLPLLDQADYDIFESNLKARILEIEEVRGWERNPNTYLGIASSSVYALINRDFAPLEQRMRSAVARMSRLPEVFAAGKAALKNPPRLWTEIALQQAAGTRSLLASTLPQAFAPVKDAALQESFAREQAKALAALEDYVRFLREDLLPRSNGDFAIGESIYRRKLTYEEGVTEDIDSLLAWGRAELKRTQDEFREVARRLDATKAPMDVYRELGKEHPTPAELVPTTRATLETIRQFLVDQHIITIPSEVRAQVAETPSFNRALSFASMNTPGPFETTATEAYYYVTPPDPSWSAEQTEQHMSFYNRHALELVTIHEAYPGHYVQFLWTNKKVDSKVRRLMGSGSFSEGWGLYTEQMMLEAGYGGTGVTADKLKLNQLALYLQRLARYMVGLSLHTRGMTYEQAVRFFEEEAYMTRINAEREARRGTSDPTYLVYALGKKMILELREEAKARWGKDFTLRRFHDAVVSYGYPPVPVVRRLMFGEN, encoded by the coding sequence ATGCCGTCCACCCGCGCGCTCGTCGCCGCGCTGCTCGTCCTGCTGTCCGCTTGTGCCACCTCGCGCCCCGCCTCCCAGGCGGACGCCCCCGCGCTGTCTCCCGCCCAGCAGGCCCTGCGCCGCATCGTCGATGCGCACTTCGAGGAGCAGTTCCGCCGCTTCCCCCAGACCGCCACCAGCAAGGGCCTGCACACCTACGATGACCAGCTGGCCGGCTTCACCCCCGGCGAGCAGCTGGCCTGGGCCGCGGTCCTGAAGCAGGAGCTCGCCACCCTGCCCCAGCAGGTGGACCGCACCCGGCTGCCCCTGCTCGACCAGGCCGACTACGACATCTTCGAGTCCAACCTGAAGGCCCGCATCCTGGAGATCGAGGAGGTGCGCGGCTGGGAGCGCAACCCCAACACCTACCTGGGCATCGCCTCCAGCTCCGTCTACGCGCTCATCAACCGGGACTTCGCGCCGCTCGAGCAGCGGATGCGCTCGGCCGTGGCGCGCATGTCGCGGCTGCCCGAGGTGTTCGCCGCGGGCAAGGCGGCACTGAAGAACCCGCCCCGGCTGTGGACGGAGATCGCCCTGCAGCAGGCGGCGGGCACGCGCTCGCTCCTCGCCAGCACCCTGCCCCAGGCCTTCGCGCCGGTGAAGGACGCGGCCCTCCAGGAGTCCTTCGCGCGGGAGCAGGCGAAGGCGCTGGCGGCACTGGAGGACTACGTGCGCTTCCTGCGCGAGGACCTGCTGCCGCGCTCCAACGGGGACTTCGCCATCGGTGAGTCCATCTACCGCCGGAAGCTCACCTACGAGGAGGGCGTCACCGAGGACATCGACAGCCTGCTGGCCTGGGGCCGCGCGGAGCTGAAGCGCACCCAGGACGAGTTCCGCGAGGTGGCGCGCCGGCTGGATGCCACGAAGGCGCCCATGGACGTGTACCGGGAGCTGGGCAAGGAGCACCCCACTCCGGCGGAGCTGGTGCCCACCACGCGGGCGACGCTGGAGACGATCCGCCAGTTCCTGGTGGACCAGCACATCATCACCATCCCGAGCGAGGTGCGGGCGCAGGTGGCCGAGACGCCGAGCTTCAACCGGGCGCTCTCCTTCGCGAGCATGAACACGCCGGGCCCCTTCGAGACGACCGCCACCGAGGCCTACTACTACGTCACGCCGCCGGACCCGTCCTGGAGCGCCGAGCAGACGGAGCAGCACATGAGCTTCTACAACCGCCATGCGTTGGAGCTCGTCACCATCCACGAGGCCTACCCGGGCCACTACGTGCAGTTCTTGTGGACGAACAAGAAGGTGGACTCGAAGGTGCGGCGGCTGATGGGCAGTGGCTCCTTCAGCGAGGGCTGGGGCCTGTACACCGAGCAGATGATGCTGGAGGCGGGCTACGGCGGCACGGGGGTGACGGCGGACAAGCTGAAGCTGAACCAGCTGGCGCTCTACCTGCAGCGGCTGGCGCGCTACATGGTGGGCCTGTCGCTGCACACGCGCGGCATGACGTACGAGCAGGCGGTGCGCTTCTTCGAGGAGGAGGCGTACATGACGCGCATCAACGCCGAGCGCGAGGCACGCCGGGGCACGAGCGATCCCACCTACCTGGTGTACGCGCTGGGCAAGAAGATGATCCTGGAGCTGCGCGAGGAGGCGAAGGCGCGCTGGGGCAAGGACTTCACCCTGCGGCGCTTCCATGACGCCGTGGTCTCCTACGGCTATCCGCCCGTGCCCGTGGTGCGCCGGCTGATGTTCGGCGAGAACTGA
- the agmC gene encoding adventurous gliding motility protein AgmC, translated as MRGFFLFFVLFAAGAVRAEPDTFGLGMGKDGSLRLDSGSRIVNRYARLTANAAAGASELSVSDSTGFAAGDLVLVHQSTGLAALDSGNQRPVSLAGGPVGRIEYARVASVSPGVLRLTAPLLYARTGNLSQVVRVPEYTELEVRSGASLRAAPWDGSVGGILAVMVTGRLRNDGLISVDGAGFRGGAFLSHRDLNYCTSLDEPVDGGGAYKGEGLVAGRFGSAAGRGNLANGAGGGICHNSGGGGGGHAGLGGQGGRSAPADEERDVGGMGGAPVAYLPYEYLVFGGGGGAGEGNNDEGSSGGAGGGLMLLRATEVRGVGRFSAAGETPPPTPGDDGAGGGGAGGAISIRTVQELECGAVESRGGAGGDNTEFVFPLAPGGGGAGGVVFLQGEVIACSRSVLAGAPGRMATDGGTHGAGPDSVDGGSAFGSAQVLSMPFGQPASPVLTQPVEGATQEGPGLRIEGQARAGDPRVLLFLDGVLLSTLDTGADGRFSYVLPEALPPGPHELRASTESLGVHSDSSVPVRITAVAPVEGSDGGVVLPDVPPDVIPPLVLAVGCGCGSAPGAGLWTGALLLAAVAVRRRRQP; from the coding sequence TGTCGGTCTCGGACTCCACGGGCTTCGCCGCGGGAGACCTGGTGCTCGTCCACCAGTCCACGGGCCTCGCCGCGCTGGACTCTGGAAACCAGAGGCCCGTCTCCCTCGCCGGGGGCCCGGTGGGCCGCATCGAGTACGCGCGGGTGGCCTCGGTGTCACCGGGCGTGCTTCGCCTCACCGCGCCCCTGCTGTATGCCCGTACGGGCAACCTGTCGCAGGTGGTACGGGTGCCCGAGTACACCGAGCTGGAGGTGCGCTCGGGAGCCTCGCTGCGCGCCGCGCCCTGGGATGGGAGCGTGGGCGGCATCCTCGCGGTGATGGTCACCGGACGCCTGCGCAACGATGGGCTCATCTCCGTGGACGGCGCGGGCTTCCGGGGCGGTGCCTTCCTCTCCCACCGGGACCTCAACTACTGCACGAGCCTGGATGAGCCGGTGGACGGAGGGGGCGCCTACAAGGGCGAGGGCCTGGTGGCAGGCCGTTTCGGCTCGGCGGCGGGCCGCGGCAACCTGGCCAACGGAGCGGGCGGTGGCATCTGCCACAACTCGGGCGGAGGTGGCGGCGGACACGCGGGGCTCGGAGGCCAGGGTGGACGCTCGGCGCCCGCCGACGAAGAGCGGGACGTGGGTGGAATGGGCGGGGCCCCGGTGGCGTACCTCCCCTACGAGTACCTCGTCTTTGGCGGTGGCGGTGGAGCGGGGGAGGGCAACAACGATGAGGGCTCGAGCGGCGGGGCCGGAGGCGGGTTGATGCTCCTGCGTGCCACGGAGGTGCGAGGGGTGGGGCGCTTCAGCGCCGCGGGTGAGACTCCGCCACCGACGCCTGGGGACGACGGCGCGGGCGGTGGCGGGGCGGGTGGGGCCATCTCCATCCGCACGGTGCAGGAGCTGGAGTGTGGTGCGGTGGAGTCGCGGGGCGGCGCGGGCGGAGACAACACCGAGTTCGTCTTTCCGCTCGCACCGGGGGGGGGAGGGGCAGGCGGTGTGGTGTTCCTCCAGGGAGAGGTCATCGCGTGCTCCCGCTCGGTGCTCGCCGGAGCGCCGGGGCGGATGGCGACGGACGGCGGCACGCATGGGGCCGGACCGGACAGCGTGGACGGGGGCTCGGCGTTCGGCTCCGCGCAGGTGCTCTCCATGCCCTTCGGTCAGCCCGCCTCGCCCGTGCTGACGCAGCCGGTGGAGGGGGCAACCCAGGAGGGACCGGGGCTCCGCATCGAGGGCCAGGCTCGTGCGGGAGACCCGCGGGTGCTGCTCTTCCTGGATGGGGTGCTCCTGTCGACGCTCGACACGGGAGCCGACGGCCGCTTCTCGTACGTGCTCCCCGAGGCCCTCCCGCCGGGGCCCCACGAGCTGCGCGCCTCCACGGAGAGTCTCGGCGTGCACAGCGACTCCTCCGTGCCCGTGCGCATCACGGCCGTGGCTCCCGTGGAGGGCAGTGACGGAGGCGTGGTGCTGCCAGACGTGCCGCCGGACGTCATCCCACCCCTGGTGCTGGCGGTGGGCTGCGGGTGCGGGAGCGCCCCGGGCGCGGGTCTCTGGACCGGGGCCCTGCTGCTGGCCGCGGTGGCCGTGCGCCGCCGCCGCCAGCCATGA